The following proteins are encoded in a genomic region of Sesamum indicum cultivar Zhongzhi No. 13 linkage group LG8, S_indicum_v1.0, whole genome shotgun sequence:
- the LOC105169236 gene encoding metacaspase-1, whose product MDSLICKYCRERSSVTPSTQYIRCHGCQRALSVGSTEDEVLPKGLSLETRKKMTEEKERCLRVRKKFLGSNSQHGQISNQPPSVITQDPPAKGKRALLCGVTYKKQKYELRGTAQDVKNMRDLLVKRFGFLEESILILAEDEAYRPPTRKNIEDAFQWLMRGIQSGDSLVFYFSGHGLRQRDFQGDEIDGFDETICPVDFQSNGNILDNYINKAIVRPLIPGVTLHAIVDCCHSGTMLDLPHVYNINTRKWDDNRPPSGTYKGTSGGRAICFSACEDYQQAADTTAFSTEREMTGAMTHTFIRAIEEAVASNKQITYQGILDSMHETLKQAHKSGFRAGIRRLFHRKILQDPLLSSTEEFSTSTEFKL is encoded by the exons ATGGACAGTCTCATATGCAAGTACTGCCGAGAAAGATCGTCTGTGACACCAAGCACACAGTACATCCGTTGCCATGGATGCCAAAGAGCTTTATCAGTAGGCAGTACCGAAGATGAAGTGCTTCCCAAAGGCTTGAGCCTAGAGACAAGAAAGAAGATGACTGAAGAAAAGGAGCGCTGCCTTAGAGTTAGGAAGAAGTTTTTAGGCAGTAATAGTCAACATGGGCAAATCAGCAATCAACCTCCTTCTGTTATTACCCAAGATCCACCGGCAAAAGGGAAGCGTGCACTCCTTTGTGGAGTCACCTACAAGAAACAGAAGTATGAGCTCAGGGGAACAGCACAGGATGTGAAGAACATGAGAGATCTACTAGTTAAGCGATTCGGATTCCTGGAAGAATCAATCCTCATACTCGCAG AAGACGAGGCGTATAGGCCTCCAACAAGGAAGAATATTGAAGATGCCTTTCAGTGGCTGATGAGGGGCATTCAGTCTGGGGACTCCTTGGTATTCTACTTTTCAGGCCATGGCTTGCGACAACGTGATTTCCAAGGTGATGAAATTGATGGGTTTGATGAAACCATCTGCCCCGTTGATTTTCAAAGTAATGGAAATATcttggataattacatcaacaaaGCCATTGTCAGACCGCTGATTCCAGGTGTCACACTTCATGCTATCGTTGATTGCTGTCACAGTGGAACTATGCTTGACTTACCACATGTGTATAACATAAACAC GAGAAAATGGGATGACAACCGTCCTCCTTCCGGCACTTATAAGGGTACAAGTGGTGGGAGGGCAATCTGCTTCAGTGCATGTGAAGATTATCAGCAGGCTGCAGATACAACA GCTTTCTCAACAGAAAGAGAAATGACTGGTGCCATGACACACACTTTTATAAGAGCAATCGAAGAGGCAGTTGCCAGCAACAAACAAATAACTTACCAGGGCATACTGGATTCAATGCACGAGACTCTCAAGCAAGCCCATAAATCAGGATTTCGTGCTGGAATACGCAGGCTTTTCCACCGCAAGATCTTACAG